Proteins encoded in a region of the Bacillus sp. T3 genome:
- a CDS encoding ASCH domain-containing protein translates to MIKQQSNSELPAKTCTIDRLVTIPADVKKVIQGKKTATRRNGRYADIGEIMILENKQFIVERVYSQALGELTEENAKQEGFDSIEEYKQTILSYHPGMPWLPQMRVWVHEFRQISE, encoded by the coding sequence ATGATAAAGCAACAGAGCAATAGTGAATTACCAGCAAAAACCTGTACAATTGATCGACTCGTAACCATACCTGCTGATGTAAAAAAAGTAATCCAAGGAAAAAAAACTGCCACGAGACGAAATGGAAGGTATGCTGATATTGGCGAAATTATGATCCTTGAGAATAAACAATTTATTGTGGAAAGAGTGTATTCACAAGCGTTAGGTGAACTAACAGAGGAAAATGCAAAACAAGAAGGTTTTGACAGCATTGAAGAATACAAGCAAACGATATTATCCTATCATCCAGGAATGCCTTGGTTACCACAAATGCGCGTTTGGGTTCATGAATTTAGGCAGATTTCTGAGTAA
- the atpB gene encoding F0F1 ATP synthase subunit A, translating into MHSTRPLVQFFGLTFDLSIILSSTVAALIVLIFVYACTRHITEKKPGKMQNLIEWIIGFVQNIMINSMGTKDNFFILTAGVGLLLYLFIANILGIPFAIIAGEHDISWWKSPTSDAHVTLTMAIMMIVYTHFIDIRLHGFKKYLLSFFKPFKALFVINILEQFATTLTLGLRLFGNIYAGEVMLAILAGAVTNGFDSGWLTGMGAGLLTAFPMIIWQAFCLFIGGIQAYIFVTLFMVYIGQRVNEAA; encoded by the coding sequence ATGCACTCAACACGCCCACTAGTGCAATTTTTCGGATTAACTTTTGATTTATCCATCATTCTATCAAGCACTGTTGCCGCTTTAATCGTGCTTATTTTCGTCTATGCCTGTACTCGGCACATCACAGAAAAAAAACCCGGAAAAATGCAAAACTTAATCGAATGGATTATTGGCTTTGTTCAAAATATCATGATCAACTCTATGGGGACAAAGGATAATTTTTTTATTTTAACAGCTGGTGTAGGACTTCTTCTCTATTTATTTATCGCCAATATATTAGGGATACCATTTGCGATAATTGCTGGAGAACACGATATTTCATGGTGGAAGTCACCAACTTCAGATGCGCACGTTACGTTAACCATGGCGATTATGATGATTGTCTATACCCATTTTATTGATATTCGCTTGCACGGCTTTAAAAAATATTTATTAAGTTTTTTTAAGCCATTTAAAGCGCTCTTTGTCATTAACATTTTGGAACAATTTGCGACGACATTAACACTTGGATTACGTCTTTTCGGTAATATTTATGCTGGCGAAGTTATGCTTGCCATTCTTGCAGGAGCTGTGACAAATGGGTTTGACTCCGGTTGGTTAACAGGTATGGGGGCAGGGTTACTAACCGCATTTCCAATGATAATTTGGCAAGCGTTTTGTTTATTCATCGGTGGGATTCAAGCATACATTTTTGTAACACTTTTCATGGTTTACATTGGCCAAAGGGTAAATGAGGCCGCTTAA
- a CDS encoding ATP synthase F0 subunit B gives MGDFEIFGMPVSLGTMIYQAILFTILIFILKRKMLGKVVEAMENRRDTIENELKLAESFKREAESNMIKQRELTEEATIEGRKIIAKARAEAGNIVKEARKEALMIRTQAYDDGRPKKVRGCVECHEECVYSRNW, from the coding sequence ATGGGGGACTTTGAGATTTTTGGTATGCCCGTCTCATTAGGGACAATGATATATCAAGCGATCCTTTTTACGATTCTTATTTTCATACTTAAAAGAAAAATGCTTGGTAAAGTAGTAGAGGCAATGGAGAACCGTAGAGATACGATTGAAAATGAACTGAAACTTGCAGAATCGTTTAAACGTGAAGCTGAGAGCAACATGATTAAACAACGTGAACTAACGGAAGAAGCCACAATTGAAGGAAGGAAAATTATCGCGAAAGCACGGGCAGAAGCAGGAAATATTGTAAAAGAAGCAAGAAAAGAAGCATTGATGATTCGTACCCAAGCCTATGATGATGGACGTCCTAAAAAAGTTCGGGGGTGCGTGGAGTGTCATGAAGAATGTGTTTATTCGAGAAATTGGTAA
- a CDS encoding AtpZ/AtpI family protein, translated as MKNVFIREIGKVVEKIDLDEETKWIHVKYARGNFHKTAYIIKNDPDGAQNSIENFLKDCNASNEIIADLNNPMKKGKQSTEIHYQEFINFLVKTSSVHIMGAISLGLSIFAGYQLGVMMDERLNNYPSYTVIGLLFGLVVGCLIGYVMMYKYLGILSKKSMDKSDKRLISTDNFEWPTIEVTLYDVQRAVRNFSADLPKGIKRTVLVLEDNKIDFKQLAPYLKGIPSKPYYMAKETYDIFEEKDKHIAPIIDTVQKAVYLFYKVNEQYPTMPYDRLHRINYYQLMQDHYLNEKPSIELYLTEYNGLITHIKPQKKQVGSF; from the coding sequence ATGAAGAATGTGTTTATTCGAGAAATTGGTAAAGTCGTTGAGAAAATCGACCTCGATGAAGAGACTAAATGGATTCATGTTAAATATGCAAGAGGGAATTTTCATAAAACCGCCTATATTATTAAAAATGACCCAGATGGTGCCCAAAATTCGATTGAGAATTTTCTTAAGGACTGTAATGCTTCCAATGAAATCATTGCCGACTTAAACAACCCGATGAAAAAGGGAAAACAGAGTACGGAGATTCATTATCAAGAATTCATCAATTTTCTCGTTAAAACATCATCTGTTCACATTATGGGCGCCATCTCACTCGGTTTATCGATTTTTGCAGGGTATCAACTTGGAGTTATGATGGATGAACGACTTAATAACTATCCATCATACACAGTAATCGGATTATTATTTGGTCTGGTAGTTGGCTGCTTAATTGGCTATGTAATGATGTATAAATACCTTGGCATTCTCTCAAAAAAAAGCATGGACAAATCGGACAAGAGATTAATTAGCACAGATAACTTCGAGTGGCCCACTATTGAGGTAACGCTTTATGATGTACAAAGGGCAGTTCGTAATTTTTCAGCTGATCTTCCGAAAGGAATAAAAAGAACCGTTCTTGTTTTAGAAGATAACAAGATTGATTTTAAACAATTGGCACCCTATTTAAAGGGAATACCTAGCAAGCCATATTATATGGCCAAAGAAACATATGATATCTTTGAGGAAAAAGACAAGCACATTGCTCCAATAATTGATACGGTTCAAAAAGCTGTCTATTTATTTTATAAGGTAAATGAACAATATCCAACGATGCCATACGATCGGCTTCATCGTATAAACTATTACCAACTTATGCAGGATCATTATCTCAATGAAAAGCCAAGCATTGAGCTGTATTTGACAGAGTATAATGGATTAATCACTCATATAAAACCACAGAAAAAACAGGTTGGCTCCTTCTAA
- a CDS encoding anti-sigma regulatory factor, with product MYRIVIEREDDVYMASTIGKRVAEDFGLNKSEQTKLVVSIMELTRNIVFYAGKGELFIKPVPSYGIEIVAVDQGPGIPNLDHILNNKVHSKTGLGLGISGVKRLMDEFEIKSTVNLGTKVRAVKWFNEGQVSHID from the coding sequence TTGTACAGGATTGTAATTGAACGAGAAGATGATGTGTACATGGCAAGTACAATCGGGAAACGCGTTGCTGAAGATTTCGGTTTAAACAAAAGCGAACAAACGAAATTAGTTGTATCCATTATGGAATTAACACGCAACATTGTCTTTTACGCTGGCAAAGGCGAATTATTCATCAAGCCCGTACCTTCCTATGGAATTGAAATTGTCGCTGTTGACCAAGGTCCTGGCATCCCTAACCTTGATCATATTTTAAATAACAAGGTCCACTCAAAAACTGGCTTAGGATTGGGGATTTCTGGTGTGAAAAGATTAATGGATGAATTTGAAATCAAGAGCACCGTTAACCTCGGTACGAAGGTCAGAGCAGTTAAATGGTTTAATGAAGGGCAGGTTAGTCACATTGATTAA
- a CDS encoding ATP-binding protein — protein MAAGIAHEVRNPLTAVKGFLQLMEQTYKEEYSHIAQSELDRAIHILNDLMSVSKPEFAQEEQTSFNVCSKIESILLLFQNQLYQINVIKSFENENAVIIGRRDQIKKALFNLIKNAIEAMSDGGTLIIEQYEDGHDVHISISDSGVGIPKDKLRLLGTPFFTLKQDGKGMGLAQVFNAIQSNHGKIRVTSEEGLGTTFFLSFPKKSQYSTQYLGGNSMLQVIDSKTELTDFLYKNLDFYTNEWVQYLEKNKGYITSLLKENGEMDAYYKVGNPIMKLVAQNILEMKTELIMDVAKERGVKSAKTEFPMHLAWELFQSSRGIIWNAIKSFYNESKNTMSTEEFFTLERNVNDIIDLYIDSYTAYYVNYKEELLKSHRETVDELSVPIIPIAERVCILPVVGNVDTYRAKKIREKTLVRVKELKAQQLIIDISGVPFVDTAVVNHLFKIVKGIKLLGCSTILTGISAEIADTMIELGIEIDNELKTRSDLQQALQDIQQFKIGK, from the coding sequence ATGGCAGCAGGTATTGCCCACGAAGTGCGGAATCCTTTAACTGCCGTGAAGGGCTTTTTACAATTAATGGAGCAAACATATAAGGAAGAATATTCTCATATTGCCCAAAGTGAATTAGATCGAGCGATTCATATACTAAATGATTTAATGAGTGTCTCAAAGCCTGAGTTTGCTCAAGAGGAACAAACCTCCTTCAATGTATGCTCTAAAATCGAATCCATCTTATTGCTGTTCCAGAATCAACTCTATCAAATCAATGTCATTAAAAGTTTTGAAAATGAAAACGCGGTCATAATTGGTCGACGAGATCAAATTAAAAAGGCATTATTTAATCTAATTAAAAATGCAATTGAAGCCATGTCGGATGGCGGAACGTTGATTATTGAACAATATGAAGATGGACACGATGTACACATTAGTATTTCTGACTCTGGCGTCGGAATCCCAAAGGACAAGCTTCGATTACTTGGAACACCTTTCTTTACTTTAAAGCAGGACGGGAAAGGAATGGGCTTAGCCCAAGTCTTTAACGCCATTCAAAGTAATCACGGAAAGATTCGAGTGACAAGTGAGGAAGGTTTAGGTACAACTTTCTTCCTTTCGTTCCCAAAAAAGAGCCAGTACTCTACCCAATATTTAGGAGGTAACTCAATGTTACAGGTTATCGATTCAAAAACAGAATTAACAGATTTTCTCTACAAAAATTTAGATTTTTATACAAATGAATGGGTTCAATATTTAGAGAAAAACAAAGGCTACATTACTTCTTTATTAAAAGAAAATGGGGAAATGGATGCCTATTATAAGGTCGGTAACCCGATTATGAAGCTTGTTGCACAAAATATCCTTGAAATGAAAACTGAACTCATTATGGATGTAGCAAAAGAACGCGGCGTGAAAAGTGCTAAAACAGAATTCCCGATGCATTTAGCTTGGGAACTTTTCCAATCTTCCCGCGGCATCATTTGGAATGCGATTAAGTCATTCTATAATGAATCGAAAAATACAATGTCTACAGAAGAATTTTTCACGTTAGAACGCAATGTCAATGACATCATTGATTTATATATTGATTCATATACAGCTTACTATGTGAATTATAAAGAAGAATTGTTAAAGAGCCATCGTGAAACAGTCGACGAATTATCTGTTCCAATCATCCCAATTGCCGAACGAGTTTGTATTTTACCAGTGGTAGGAAATGTGGATACGTATCGGGCTAAAAAGATACGTGAAAAAACGCTTGTCCGTGTAAAAGAGTTAAAAGCACAACAGCTTATTATTGATATTTCTGGTGTTCCTTTTGTTGATACCGCTGTCGTCAATCATTTATTTAAAATAGTCAAAGGGATTAAATTGCTTGGCTGCTCGACAATTCTTACAGGTATTAGTGCTGAAATTGCCGACACGATGATTGAGCTTGGAATCGAAATTGATAATGAACTAAAAACAAGATCGGACCTTCAGCAAGCCTTACAAGACATCCAGCAATTTAAGATTGGGAAATAA
- the bioA gene encoding adenosylmethionine--8-amino-7-oxononanoate transaminase: protein MTDYDRDPLIIESGEGIILKDIDGNEYLDGYSSLWLNVHGHRKAEINTAIKEQLDQIAHSTLLGAANVPAIQLAKKLIEIAPSKLQRVFYSDSGATSVEIAVKMAYQYWQNIGQTNKKKFVTLSNGYHGDTVGAISVGDIDLYHRVYGALMFESFKAPFPLMYRNVYADQEGAIVRDEALKSLREIFEAHHNEIAGITLEPIIQGAGGMNVMPKGYLKGVEQLCREFNILLIIDEVATGFGRTGKMFAVEHEEVQPDIMTVAKGITGGYLPIAATLTTEEVYEAFYGEYEEFKTFFHGHSFTGNQLGCAAALANLKLFEKEQIVEQAAQKAVFIEQKLKQLWNLPHVGDVRQAGLMCGIELVKEKETAEPFPWQHRMAYRATLEMRKRGMLTRPLGDVVVFMPPLAATEEQITHMLEIMKEAIIYTTEMSYQA from the coding sequence ATGACGGATTACGATCGCGATCCGCTCATTATTGAAAGCGGAGAAGGAATCATCCTTAAGGATATTGACGGGAATGAATATCTTGATGGTTATTCATCTTTATGGCTCAATGTGCACGGACATCGTAAAGCTGAAATTAACACCGCGATTAAGGAGCAGCTAGATCAAATTGCCCACTCAACGCTTCTTGGGGCGGCGAATGTACCGGCAATTCAACTGGCAAAAAAATTAATTGAGATTGCACCATCCAAGCTCCAACGAGTATTCTATTCGGATTCGGGTGCAACTTCAGTTGAAATTGCTGTAAAAATGGCGTATCAATATTGGCAAAACATTGGTCAAACCAATAAGAAAAAATTTGTGACCCTTTCAAATGGGTATCATGGTGATACAGTAGGTGCGATTAGTGTTGGGGATATTGACCTATATCATCGCGTCTATGGGGCATTAATGTTTGAATCCTTCAAGGCGCCGTTTCCGCTTATGTATCGAAATGTTTATGCAGATCAAGAGGGGGCGATCGTTCGTGATGAAGCGCTAAAATCTTTGCGCGAAATCTTTGAGGCACATCACAATGAAATAGCTGGTATAACGCTTGAGCCAATCATTCAAGGTGCAGGCGGTATGAATGTAATGCCAAAGGGATATTTGAAGGGAGTTGAGCAGCTTTGTCGCGAGTTTAATATTTTGCTTATCATTGACGAAGTGGCAACTGGGTTTGGACGCACCGGCAAAATGTTTGCCGTTGAACATGAGGAGGTTCAGCCCGATATTATGACCGTAGCCAAAGGGATTACAGGCGGTTATTTACCAATCGCCGCTACCCTTACAACGGAAGAAGTATATGAAGCCTTTTACGGTGAATACGAAGAATTTAAAACTTTCTTCCATGGGCATTCGTTTACCGGAAATCAGCTTGGCTGTGCCGCGGCCCTTGCTAATCTCAAACTATTTGAAAAGGAGCAAATCGTCGAGCAGGCAGCACAAAAAGCCGTATTTATTGAACAGAAATTAAAGCAGTTGTGGAATTTACCACATGTGGGTGATGTACGTCAGGCCGGCTTGATGTGCGGGATTGAGCTCGTAAAGGAAAAAGAAACAGCAGAGCCTTTTCCGTGGCAACATCGCATGGCCTATAGAGCGACACTTGAAATGAGAAAAAGAGGGATGTTGACGCGGCCATTGGGGGATGTCGTGGTCTTCATGCCACCTTTAGCAGCTACCGAAGAACAAATAACCCATATGTTAGAAATTATGAAAGAAGCCATCATCTACACTACCGAAATGTCATATCAAGCTTAA
- the bioD gene encoding dethiobiotin synthase, giving the protein MSCFFITGTDTDVGKTVVTALLAAYFKQQGKNVIPYKPIQSGGITEAGKLVAPDLQVYQCALPELKVEEANHYLFKLPTSPHLAARTEGSEILMAEIIDDYQALKQKYEMILVEGAGGLIVPLNDEGDCILHLIQEIAAPVILVARSGVGTINHTVLSVMALKQAGIQIAGIILNRLQAEGSVVEQENQRMIERLTGVPVLGIIPYIENVEDLFKDDGELRKVLANLQMDRIKEMEKVE; this is encoded by the coding sequence ATGAGTTGTTTTTTTATTACGGGCACTGATACGGATGTAGGTAAGACGGTAGTGACAGCTCTACTTGCAGCTTATTTTAAACAACAAGGCAAAAATGTTATTCCCTACAAGCCAATCCAAAGCGGAGGAATTACTGAAGCAGGAAAGCTTGTGGCACCTGACCTGCAAGTTTATCAGTGTGCACTTCCCGAGCTTAAAGTGGAGGAAGCCAATCATTATTTATTCAAGCTGCCAACATCTCCACATTTAGCGGCGCGTACAGAAGGGAGTGAGATCCTGATGGCTGAAATCATCGATGATTATCAAGCACTTAAGCAAAAATATGAAATGATTTTAGTCGAGGGAGCAGGGGGGTTAATCGTTCCCCTTAATGATGAGGGTGACTGCATTCTACATTTGATTCAGGAGATAGCCGCACCTGTTATTCTTGTAGCTCGATCAGGAGTTGGAACGATCAACCATACTGTATTATCGGTTATGGCATTGAAGCAGGCTGGAATACAAATAGCCGGAATTATTTTAAATCGTTTACAGGCAGAAGGATCAGTTGTCGAACAAGAGAATCAAAGAATGATTGAAAGGCTTACTGGCGTTCCTGTATTAGGAATTATTCCTTACATAGAGAATGTGGAAGATTTGTTTAAGGATGATGGGGAGCTAAGGAAGGTCCTTGCTAACCTGCAAATGGATAGAATTAAGGAGATGGAGAAAGTTGAATAG
- a CDS encoding biotin transporter BioY, producing MVQSKTKNLVYCALFAALMAVGANVTSFLTIGGVPITLQLMFAILAGGLLGSRVGALAMLSYIFIGLAGAPVFAQLKGGPSHLLSPTFGFIVSFIVVAFITGKLIGDHEHVTRKHLISAGFLSILANYIIGTNLMYLALKVWAEAPTGFNYGMAWMWMVSYLPIDIVVTIISLALVPKLQKALKKTIGTGKQSLS from the coding sequence ATGGTTCAATCAAAAACAAAAAATCTGGTGTATTGTGCGTTATTTGCAGCATTAATGGCTGTTGGCGCTAATGTAACGTCATTTTTAACAATTGGTGGTGTCCCCATCACACTGCAATTAATGTTTGCCATTCTTGCGGGAGGGCTGTTAGGAAGTCGCGTTGGCGCATTGGCGATGCTGAGTTACATCTTTATCGGATTGGCAGGTGCGCCTGTTTTTGCCCAGTTAAAAGGTGGACCAAGTCACTTATTAAGTCCGACGTTCGGCTTTATTGTTTCATTTATTGTTGTGGCGTTCATTACAGGAAAATTAATTGGTGACCACGAACATGTAACACGGAAGCATTTGATTAGTGCAGGCTTCCTAAGCATTTTAGCGAATTACATAATCGGAACGAATCTCATGTATTTAGCTTTAAAAGTATGGGCAGAGGCTCCAACAGGCTTCAACTATGGAATGGCCTGGATGTGGATGGTCAGCTATTTACCGATTGACATAGTTGTAACGATAATTTCGCTGGCGCTTGTTCCAAAATTACAGAAGGCTTTAAAGAAAACGATTGGCACAGGTAAACAAAGCCTTTCATAA
- a CDS encoding ATP-binding protein, with the protein MMTLVGIVLILLWFFQVVFLETFYNRMWISYIKTEVITINHLLEKGENEEFENKLAVFAFNNNIYTELVDQSGESSFITGSTVSAGKMPMIDEKEKEEVISEILAGKEVEAAVTHPKFGSEFRLIGLPIKISGEVSKAMLIITPLAPMEDTSLILKGQLIYITIILLFAAVLISYFLSRRISNPILDIKKAAEQIAAGNFFARIKISKKQDEIDELAETINNMGAQLSKIEQLRKDLIANVSHDLRTPLSLIRGYAETLRDVTGKDPAKREKQLGIIIEETERLSKIVDDIMNLSQLQSGSVELSKERFKINELIQTAVKSYTILSEKNGVAIVLVESEDVVIEADEIRISQVFYNLLNNAFTHTPSGGTITVNIIAGLNKVRIEISDTGSGISADELLHIWERYYKADKTSEKKTTGTGLGLAIVKEILEAHQVAYGVESKKNIGTTFWFELHKS; encoded by the coding sequence ATGATGACGTTAGTGGGTATTGTCCTAATTCTTCTTTGGTTCTTTCAAGTCGTATTCCTGGAAACTTTTTATAATCGCATGTGGATTTCTTACATCAAAACAGAAGTGATTACGATTAATCATTTACTTGAAAAAGGTGAAAATGAAGAATTTGAAAATAAGTTAGCCGTCTTTGCTTTTAATAATAATATTTATACAGAACTTGTTGACCAAAGTGGAGAATCGAGCTTTATCACTGGTTCTACTGTTTCTGCAGGGAAAATGCCGATGATTGATGAGAAAGAGAAAGAAGAGGTTATCTCAGAAATCTTAGCAGGGAAGGAAGTAGAAGCGGCTGTTACCCATCCGAAATTCGGGAGTGAGTTTCGATTGATTGGGTTACCAATTAAAATTTCTGGTGAGGTCTCAAAGGCGATGCTAATTATTACGCCATTAGCGCCAATGGAGGATACCTCCCTAATATTAAAAGGGCAGCTTATCTACATTACGATCATTCTCTTGTTTGCTGCTGTGCTTATTTCCTACTTTTTATCGCGCCGAATTAGTAACCCAATTTTGGACATAAAGAAGGCAGCTGAGCAAATTGCCGCAGGGAATTTCTTTGCGAGGATAAAAATAAGCAAGAAGCAGGATGAAATAGATGAGCTAGCTGAAACCATTAACAATATGGGAGCGCAGCTTTCCAAAATTGAACAGCTACGAAAGGATCTAATCGCCAACGTTTCGCACGATTTGCGAACGCCTTTAAGCTTAATCCGAGGCTATGCGGAAACGCTTCGCGATGTAACCGGAAAGGATCCAGCAAAAAGAGAAAAGCAATTGGGAATTATAATAGAAGAGACAGAACGATTAAGTAAAATTGTTGATGATATTATGAATCTTTCCCAGCTTCAGTCTGGGAGCGTAGAGCTCAGCAAAGAACGCTTTAAAATAAATGAACTGATTCAAACCGCTGTAAAAAGTTATACCATTCTCAGTGAAAAGAACGGAGTGGCCATCGTTCTGGTAGAATCTGAGGATGTGGTTATTGAAGCCGACGAGATAAGAATTAGCCAAGTTTTCTATAATTTACTTAACAATGCCTTTACCCATACGCCAAGTGGCGGAACGATAACGGTTAACATCATCGCTGGGTTAAACAAAGTTAGAATTGAAATCTCCGACACCGGTAGTGGTATATCCGCTGATGAGCTACTGCATATTTGGGAGCGCTATTATAAAGCTGACAAAACTAGCGAAAAGAAAACAACTGGAACCGGGCTTGGTTTAGCAATCGTCAAAGAAATACTAGAGGCACACCAAGTAGCATACGGCGTAGAAAGCAAAAAAAATATTGGCACTACATTTTGGTTTGAACTTCACAAAAGCTAG
- a CDS encoding response regulator transcription factor — protein MENDRILIVDDEERIRDMIREYISLEGYEIDEAANGVEALDMIISRQYSLIILDVMMPKLDGWGVCKEVRKSSQVPIIMLTARGEEYDKLFGFELGVDDYLVKPFSPKELLARMKAIIRRSSITEGGNAQPDTIVIEGLEIEGSSRSVYVDGEEVNLTPKEFELLCLFVKNPRIVFSREQLLNAVWGFDYKSDDRTVDTHIKTLRESLKDYRRFIVTVWGTGYKFETTGKRK, from the coding sequence ATGGAGAATGACCGCATCCTGATAGTAGACGATGAAGAACGGATACGCGATATGATCAGAGAGTATATTAGTCTTGAAGGCTACGAAATTGACGAGGCAGCTAACGGTGTTGAGGCTCTAGATATGATTATCAGCCGTCAGTATTCATTAATCATTCTTGATGTAATGATGCCAAAGCTAGACGGTTGGGGTGTATGCAAAGAGGTTCGCAAGAGTTCTCAGGTTCCGATCATAATGCTGACCGCTCGAGGTGAGGAATACGACAAACTGTTCGGGTTTGAATTAGGAGTTGATGATTATCTCGTTAAACCATTTAGTCCGAAAGAGCTACTTGCCCGGATGAAAGCGATCATTCGCAGAAGCTCTATCACGGAAGGGGGAAACGCTCAGCCTGACACAATTGTAATCGAGGGGCTGGAAATTGAAGGTAGCTCGAGAAGTGTGTACGTTGATGGTGAGGAAGTGAATCTAACGCCAAAAGAGTTCGAATTGCTCTGCCTGTTTGTGAAAAATCCAAGAATCGTTTTTTCAAGGGAACAGCTCCTCAATGCTGTTTGGGGCTTCGATTATAAAAGTGACGACAGAACTGTGGATACTCATATAAAAACGTTAAGGGAGAGCTTAAAGGATTATCGTAGATTTATCGTAACAGTATGGGGGACAGGCTACAAATTTGAAACGACAGGTAAACGAAAATGA
- a CDS encoding sensor histidine kinase: MIDGKKAGTLILYQHKLQNLEQEFLRSSNMAIVISSLMVMMIAVLFSVWIARKMTNPLRKLVAAIHQIASGEKVDKVKINTNDEIHELGEAFNEMSEKLTRNEEIRQALVADVAHELRTPLAILQGKLESIQEDAINPSEQVILELTDEVYRLNRLVSDLQQLSLAEAGKLSLKIERMNVKELITRICSNLQWLADEKEITLRYGAIPDQCWLMLDRDRMTQVLVNLIGNALRHTPEKGIVEVSVQEGKDQVFIQVADNGPGIPKEALPFIFDRFYKRDQSRNRNEGGTGLGLSIAKGFVEAHGGSITVESEVGKGTIFRIMVKGNTRQ; encoded by the coding sequence ATGATTGATGGAAAAAAAGCAGGGACACTTATTCTTTACCAGCATAAGCTACAGAATCTTGAACAGGAATTCCTTCGTTCATCCAATATGGCAATTGTGATTAGTAGTTTAATGGTTATGATGATTGCTGTCTTGTTCAGTGTATGGATAGCCAGAAAAATGACCAATCCACTGCGAAAACTCGTCGCAGCGATTCATCAAATTGCGAGTGGAGAAAAAGTAGATAAAGTAAAAATAAACACGAACGATGAAATTCACGAGCTTGGAGAAGCATTCAATGAAATGTCGGAAAAGTTAACGAGAAATGAGGAAATTAGACAGGCCCTTGTGGCCGATGTTGCACATGAATTACGAACACCATTAGCGATTCTGCAAGGAAAACTAGAATCGATTCAAGAAGATGCAATTAACCCGTCTGAACAGGTCATACTGGAGCTCACAGATGAAGTATATCGTCTGAATCGCCTTGTTAGTGATTTACAGCAATTAAGTCTCGCTGAAGCTGGAAAACTATCACTAAAAATAGAGCGAATGAACGTAAAGGAGCTTATTACAAGAATTTGCAGCAATTTGCAATGGTTGGCAGATGAGAAGGAAATTACCCTTCGCTATGGGGCGATTCCTGATCAATGTTGGCTCATGCTTGACCGGGATCGAATGACACAGGTATTAGTTAACCTCATTGGAAATGCCCTTCGTCATACACCAGAAAAGGGAATCGTAGAAGTATCTGTTCAAGAGGGAAAGGACCAGGTTTTTATCCAGGTGGCTGATAATGGCCCAGGAATTCCTAAAGAGGCCCTTCCGTTCATATTTGACCGTTTTTATAAAAGGGATCAATCGAGGAATCGTAATGAAGGTGGGACAGGTCTGGGACTGTCGATTGCAAAGGGGTTCGTGGAGGCTCATGGAGGCAGCATCACTGTAGAGAGTGAAGTGGGGAAAGGGACTATTTTTAGAATTATGGTAAAGGGAAACACTCGGCAGTAA